From Chryseobacterium camelliae:
TTGCCCCGCATCCTGGTATGGGAAATCAGGGATCCTTTTATGCTTCCATCATCCCAGATGAAAGGCTAAACGAAGAATTCGATACATATTTCGATCATGCAGATTTTACCCGGCTGGAAAAAATGCTGTTGTTATCCCTGAAACCCCTGGTTGAAAGGCATCGTATTACAGAACATACGGGACTGATATTGTCTACAACGAAGGGAAATATCACCCTGCTTAAGAACCAGCCGCAACTTCCGGAAGGCGCATACCTTTCCGTGCTTGCCCAAAAGATTGCTGATCATTTCGGGTTTGCCACAAAACCTGTCGTCATTTCCAATGCCTGTGTATCGGGGGTTATGGCAGTGGCTGTAGCGAAAAACATGATTGCAGCCGGCAGGTTTGCCGATGCTTTTGTCATCGCCGGCGATGAGGTCTCGGAATTTGTGCTTTCAGGATTCAACTCCTTCCAGGCTATTGCACCAGAGCCCTGTAAACCTTATGATGCGTCACGGAACGGCATTAACCTAGGAGAGGCAGCTGCGGCAGCTTATGTCACTTCATCACCTCCAGGTACTGCACAGTTATGCTTTAAAATATTGGGAGATTCATCGGTTAACGATGCCAATCATATTTCCGGACCTTCAAGAACCGGTGACGGCTTATATGCCAGCATCACCCATGCCATGAAGGAGGCAGGCATAACCCCTGAAGCCATCGATTTTATTTCCGCACACGGAACCGCAACCCTTTATAATGATGAAATGGAATCCATTGCATTCGGCAGAGCGGGATTGCAGAGTACGCCTTTGCACAGCCTTAAAGGATTTTACGGGCACTGCCTGGGAGCTTCGGGGCTGCTGGAAAGCATCATAGCAATGGAAAGTGCCCTGCGCGGCACGCTCATTAAATCGAAAAACTTTCAGGCAAACGGAGTATCCGGGACACTGGATATCCTTAGGGAAAACCGTCCTGCAGGGATTACCCGGATCCTTAAAACAGCCTCAGGATTCGGAGGCTGCAACGCTGCTCTTGTCCTGGAAAAACGTTCAACACCAAGCGTATGAAGAAAACCGATATCTGTACCATAGCCGGATCAGCCATAACGGTAAACGGCGAAGTGATTTTCAAAAGTGAAGCAAAGGATTTTTCAGACTTTGCCAAAGAAGCTTATAAAACCCTGGAAATCAACTATCCTAAATTCCACAAAATGGACGCTTTGAGCAAGCTTGCTTTTCTGGGTGCCGAAATGCTTCTTAAAGATCAGGATAATAACCGGACCGCGCTGGTTTTTGCAAACAGGTCATCCAGCCTGGATACCGATGTCAAATACCAGGAAAGCATCAATTCAAAAGAGCAGTACTTTCCGAGCCCTGCTGTTTTTGTGTATACGCTGCCCAATATCTGTACAGGGGAAATATGCATCAGGCATAAGATGCAGACAGAGAACGCCTTCTTTGTTCTGGATGAATTTGATGAAGATTTCATGCATACCTATTCAGAGCAGCTGCTGGAATCCGGAAAAGCGGAAAAAGTACTGTGCGGCTGGATAGAACTTTATAAAGAAAGTTATAATGCTTTCGTATATTTGCTTACATTATAAATTTGATAATTGAAAACGGGCTCATTTTGAGAATGTAAATACTGCAATGAGCGTACAAAAATCATTAAGAAAGTATCTTTAATTTAAAACCCACGTATAAGATATAGTTTTAATCCACTTTCAGATTATCTAATTAACCTATTTTCAAATTAAAATCTTTATGGAAAATTTAAGAGAAGAATTAAAACACAAAATCATTGAAGTCCTTAATCTTGAAGACGTTGCCGTAGAAGAGATCCAGGATACCGATCCTTTATTCGGAGGCGGGCTTGGGCTGGATTCTATTGATGCCCTTGAACTGATCGTTCTTTTGGACAAAGATTACGGCATCAAACTTTCCGACCCTAAAAAAGGAAAAGAAATTTTCCAGTCTATCGATACGATGGCTAAATTTATTGAAGAAAACAGAACAAAATAAATAAGTAATGGGCGGAAAAATTGCCATTACGGGAATGGGCATCATTTCCTCCATCGGTCATAACGTGGAGGAAAATTTTATTTCTTTACAATCCGGGAAACATGGTATTTCTGATATTGAACTCTTTGAAACCCGCCATGCAGGAACCATAAAGACCGGGGAAATCAAACTGTCTAATGAAGACCTGATCCGGAAACTGGGCCTGCCTGAAAACAATAACCTGACCAGAACAGCTTTACTGGGCATCTGGGCGGCAAGAGAAGCGGTTGAAAAAGCAGGGATTTCAGATATCAATGAATGCAGGACCGGGCTGATCTCCTCTACAAGCGTGGGGGGAATGGATATCACAGAAAACTTCTTCTACACCTACGAAAACCATCCTGAGAAAATAAAATACATCGATGCACATGATGCTGGCAATTCCTCACTGGCTATCGCAGAAGATCTGGGGCTGAAAGGAATGGTTTCCACGATCAGTACCGCATGTTCATCCGCAGCCAACGCCATTATGATGGGGGCCAAACTCATCAAAAGCGGCGTACTGGACCGGGTAATTGTGGGCGGCACAGATTCTCTCTCCAAATTTACCCTGAATGGTTTTAATACCCTGATGATCCTCACCGATTCCTATAATACGCCTTTCGACCAAAACAGAAAAGGGCTTAACCTGGGTGAAGCTGCCGCTTTTCTGGTGCTGGAATCTGATGAAGCGGTAAAAAAAGACCATAAAAAAGTCTTAGGCTACCTTTCCGGATACGGAAATGCCAATGATGCCCATCACCAGACCGCATCTTCTGAAAACGGGCAGGGCGCTTACCTTGCCATGCAGAAGGCCTTACAGGTTTCCGGGCTGGCCAGGGAAGATATTGATTACATCAATGTGCACGGAACTGCCACACCTAACAATGATTTATCTGAAGGCATTGCCATGATCAGGATATTCGGGGAAGGCCTTGTGCCGGAATTCAGCTCTACTAAGGCGTTTACCGGACATACACTTGCCGCCGCCGCAGGGATTGAAGCCGTATTCTCACTTTTGGCCATACAACACAATACCATTTTTCCGAACCTGAATTTCACCACCAAAATGGAAGAGTTCGACCTCATCCCCGTTACTGAACGGAAAGATAAAAGCATCCGCCATGTGCTGTCCAATTCTTTTGGATTCGGCGGGAACTGTTCCACTTTAATTTTTTCAGAATCATGAGTTCCGTTTATATCAACAGCGCAGCCTGCATCTCAGCCCAGGAAACCCTGAAGGAAGGTTTTATGAATCACCTTCAGCTACAGAACGCAGAGCAGATTTTGCAGGCTATAGAACCCAATTATAAAGAATTTATTCCTCCTGCCATGATCAGGCGGATGTCCAAAACGGTAAAAATGAGTACCGTAGCAGCACATTATGCTTTAAAGGAAGCAGGGATTGACCAGCCGGACGCCATTATCGTGGGTACGGGGATGGGATGCTGCCAGGATTCTGAAAAGTTCCTGAAAAATGTCATAGACAATCATGAGGAATTCCTGACCCCTACGTATTTCATCCAGTCTACCCATAATACAGTAGCAGGGCAAATCACGCTGGGGATTCAGTGCCATGCCTATAATTTCACCTATGTGAACACGTCTTCTGCTCTGGAATTTTCATTTCTGGACGCCAAACTCCAGATCAATGACGGTGAGGCAGAAAATATCCTTACAGGTTCTACAGACGAGAAAACAGACCGTGTAATGGAACTTCATAGGCTGAACGGAAGCCTGAAAAAAGAAGAAAACCTCCCTGCTGACCACCTTCATTCAGATACTGATGGGGTAACCTGGGGAGAAGGAGCCAGCTTTTTTGTCCTGGGCAAAAGTAAATCTGAAAGTACCTATGCTGAACTGAAGGATATTAAGATCATCAATACGCTGAAGGCTGAGGAAACCTCCGAATTTATCACACAGTTTTTAGCTCAAAACCATATCGGTCCCCATGATATTGATGCTGTAATCTTGGGCTTCAGCGGTGATGCTGCTTCGGATATTTTTTATACAGAAGCGGTGAAAATTTTCCCGGATTCTGCATTGCTGTACTATAAACACCTGAGCGGCGAATTCAATACATCCAGCGGATTTTCAGTGTTCATGGCTTGCCATATCCTTAAAGAACAGCTGATCCCGGAAATAATGAGGATCAACACTGTACCAAAGAACGGCATTAAAAATGTGCTCTTATACAATCATCTGAAAGGGCATGACCATAGCCTCATGCTGCTGCAAAAAGCTGATTCTTAACTGATTTAATGATATTCAAAATATGAAACATTACCTGTTTATCCTGTTTTACCTGTTCTGCAACCTGTTTATCTATGGGTTTAAGGGAGGATTCTGGGTATATGTGTTCTGCTTCATATGGTTCTCAGCTGTGGTCATCTGGGCTTCTTTTGACATCCGGCTGGGGTATTTTGTGAACAGTATCACCCATAAAAGAACAAAAAAGAAAGAAATTGCACTGACTTTTGATGACGGCCCTACCGAATTTACCCAGGTTGTCCTTGACCTGCTTCATGAACATCAGCTCAAGGCTACATTTTTCTGCATCGGCAAGCAGGTTGAAAAATATCCTGAAATATTCAGGAGGATTATTTCGGAAGGCCACACAATAGGAAACCATACCTACAGCCATTCCAAATCCACAGGATTTCTATCCGCTGCTGCTATGACGGAAGAGATCAAGCATTGCGATGCAGCTATGGTCAGAACCGGAAATATTAAGACCCCATTATATCGACCTCCGTTCGGAGTAACCAATCCTAATATTGCCAAAGCTATTAAAAGGACCGGTAAAAAAAGTATCGGATGGAATGTGCGTTCGCTGGATACGGTAACTGAACATGCTCCGGCTATTTACAGAAGGATTGTAAAAAGAATCCGTCCCGGAAGCATTGTGCTCCTTCATGACACTTCAGAAAAAACAACCCTTGTCCTGAAAGATTTATTATTATTTTTGAAGGATAAAAAGTATAATACGTACACCATCGATTCACTCATCAAACCGGAATATCATGATTAAAAATATGGCTTTAGGAATTGTATTCCTTTTCTCAGGATTTGCCTCTGCGCAAAATACAGCAATGACTGGTACTGAAGCAAAAGCTTTTGTGGCCAAAGTTTCAGCAGAGAGCCGGCAGATCAAAACCCTGCAGAGCGACTTTACCCAGACCAAGAAAATGGATTTCCTGGATAAGAGCATCGTAACCCAGGGAAGGATGTCGCTGAAAGCCCCAAATACGCTGAACTGGAAATATACCAAGCCTTACCAGTATGCCATTGTTTTCAAAGACAATAAGATTTTCATCAATGACCAGGGGAAAAAATCTTCGGTAGATGCCAAAAGTAAAACCTTTGAAAAGATCAATAAGCTGATTGTAGGAAGCTCTAACGGACAGATGTTCAATGACCCGGAATTTACGGTGTCCTATTTTAAGAACAACGGCTTCAATATCGCAAAATTCACACCCAGATCTTCCCAGCTCCTGAAATACATCAAACAGATTGAGCTCTATTTCCCTAAAAACCAGTCAACGGTTTCACAGGTAAATATGCTGGAAGCCTCTGGGGATACTACCAACATCGTTTTTAAAAATACCAAGACCAATGCACCGGTTCCTGCGTCAGAGTTTTCTTTATAGCATTCTGTTTTTAGGGCTGATCAGCTGTACGACTTATAAGCTTTCAGATGTAAAGCCGGCCTCTGATACACTGAAAACTGCGGAGAACCTTTATTTTTCTTCCGGAGAAGATTATGTGTATAAGTGCCAGATGGATATTTACAGCAACCATGTCAGCGGAATCCTCATCATTAAAAAAACGGAAAACGGTGCTCACCGTGTAGCCCTTACTTCCGATTTCGGCAATAAACTGATTGATTTCACCATTTCCGATACGGATTTTAAAATCAACTATGTTATTCCTGATCTGGATAGGAAAATCATAATCAACTTCCTGAAAAATGATTTCCGAAAGCTACTGAAAAGACAGTATCCTGTAAATCAGACTTTTGAAAACGAACAATTCAGGATTTATATGTCAAAAGCCGGCAGGGAACAATACTATCTCTTCTTTGATAAAGAGACAAACATGCTGAGACAGATTGTATACACTGAAAAAGACCGTGAAAAAATTGATTTTACTTTCGGTGCAAAAAAACATATCTTCGCAGACAGTATACAGCTACAGCACAGGGATTATAAAATCAGCATCCGATTATTTCAGATCTCAGAAACAGAATAGGCACATGAGGAAACTATACTTTTTTATCTCTGATGTTTTGCTCATGCATTTATTCGTTCACGCTACTAGTAAGCCGGGAAATAAGCAGGAGCCTGTAGCTTAATCTTAAAAACAACCGTATGCAAAGCATTTTTACAGACTTTTATACAGTACAGTCAACCGAAAAAACAGAAAACGGCCATTTTACCGCCCGCATCATACTCAATAAAGACCATGATATCTTCAAGGGGCATTTTCCCGGTAATCCGGTTACTCCGGGAGTATGCATGATGCAGATTATAAAAGAAATTACTGAAGAATATACCGGGGCCAGGCTGTTTCTTAAATCGGCATCCAATGTAAAGTTCATGGCCATCATCAATCCGTTTGAAACTCCGGAACTCCTTTTGCAACTTGATATTTCGGAACATGAAAAGGATGTTAAGGTAAAAAATGTCACGACCTTTGGCGAGACTATTGCATTAAAAATGTCAGTACATTATCAAAAATTAGCATCATGAAATTCATTTTCTCAATTATAGCGGCATTGGTCTTTTTTTTCCAGACTTCGGAGATTGAATCTTTGCGGTACAGTTACGCCAAAGCCAATCAGTCTACGGCCAATACCAGAGCATTCATCAATGTAGCGGATAAACAGTCTGGATCAGATCCTGTTATCCTCGGGTATAAAGCTGCTGCGCAGATTATGGAAGCCAAGGTAACCACGGAAAAAGGGAAGCGCAAAATGTTTGTCAAAGCCGGAGCCACGAGCCTTGAAAATGTGATCAAAAGCAATCCGAATAACCTCGAGTTAAGGCTGATCCGTTTGAGTGTACAGGAAAACATCCCTAAAATTGTCGGATACCATAAAAACATGAATGAAGACAAAGCGTTCATCCTGAGCAACTACAGCAAACAGAACAGCAGTCTCAAAAGCTATATCAAAAGGTTCGCCTCACAGTCTAAAACCATAACTGATACAGAACGTTCAGCCCTTAAGTAATCGCCATGACCCTCCCTGAAGTTCGGCACTTCATTTCTGAAAAGAAGATCTGTGTCCTTATTCCTACCTACAACAATGCAAAGACCCTGCAGAGGGTTATTGACGGCGTTCTTGTCTATACGGAAAGCATTATTATCGTAAATGACGGTTCTACAGATGCCACACCCGGTATCTTAGCAGGATATCCTGATGTTGTGGTCATCCATCTTCCGGTAAACAAAGGGAAAGGCAATGCCCTGAAGACAGGTTTTAGGACTGCTCAGACTACAGGTTATGATTATGCCATCACTATTGATTCAGACGGGCAGCATTATCCGGATGACATTCCGGTA
This genomic window contains:
- a CDS encoding phosphopantetheine-binding protein is translated as MENLREELKHKIIEVLNLEDVAVEEIQDTDPLFGGGLGLDSIDALELIVLLDKDYGIKLSDPKKGKEIFQSIDTMAKFIEENRTK
- a CDS encoding LolA family protein; its protein translation is MIKNMALGIVFLFSGFASAQNTAMTGTEAKAFVAKVSAESRQIKTLQSDFTQTKKMDFLDKSIVTQGRMSLKAPNTLNWKYTKPYQYAIVFKDNKIFINDQGKKSSVDAKSKTFEKINKLIVGSSNGQMFNDPEFTVSYFKNNGFNIAKFTPRSSQLLKYIKQIELYFPKNQSTVSQVNMLEASGDTTNIVFKNTKTNAPVPASEFSL
- a CDS encoding beta-ketoacyl-[acyl-carrier-protein] synthase family protein, with protein sequence MGGKIAITGMGIISSIGHNVEENFISLQSGKHGISDIELFETRHAGTIKTGEIKLSNEDLIRKLGLPENNNLTRTALLGIWAAREAVEKAGISDINECRTGLISSTSVGGMDITENFFYTYENHPEKIKYIDAHDAGNSSLAIAEDLGLKGMVSTISTACSSAANAIMMGAKLIKSGVLDRVIVGGTDSLSKFTLNGFNTLMILTDSYNTPFDQNRKGLNLGEAAAFLVLESDEAVKKDHKKVLGYLSGYGNANDAHHQTASSENGQGAYLAMQKALQVSGLAREDIDYINVHGTATPNNDLSEGIAMIRIFGEGLVPEFSSTKAFTGHTLAAAAGIEAVFSLLAIQHNTIFPNLNFTTKMEEFDLIPVTERKDKSIRHVLSNSFGFGGNCSTLIFSES
- a CDS encoding 3-oxoacyl-ACP synthase, producing MKKTDICTIAGSAITVNGEVIFKSEAKDFSDFAKEAYKTLEINYPKFHKMDALSKLAFLGAEMLLKDQDNNRTALVFANRSSSLDTDVKYQESINSKEQYFPSPAVFVYTLPNICTGEICIRHKMQTENAFFVLDEFDEDFMHTYSEQLLESGKAEKVLCGWIELYKESYNAFVYLLTL
- a CDS encoding beta-ketoacyl synthase N-terminal-like domain-containing protein; translated protein: MSSVYINSAACISAQETLKEGFMNHLQLQNAEQILQAIEPNYKEFIPPAMIRRMSKTVKMSTVAAHYALKEAGIDQPDAIIVGTGMGCCQDSEKFLKNVIDNHEEFLTPTYFIQSTHNTVAGQITLGIQCHAYNFTYVNTSSALEFSFLDAKLQINDGEAENILTGSTDEKTDRVMELHRLNGSLKKEENLPADHLHSDTDGVTWGEGASFFVLGKSKSESTYAELKDIKIINTLKAEETSEFITQFLAQNHIGPHDIDAVILGFSGDAASDIFYTEAVKIFPDSALLYYKHLSGEFNTSSGFSVFMACHILKEQLIPEIMRINTVPKNGIKNVLLYNHLKGHDHSLMLLQKADS
- a CDS encoding beta-ketoacyl synthase N-terminal-like domain-containing protein, with protein sequence MKKQTFITDYNCVTPLGFDTASNWENLISGNSGIAPHPGMGNQGSFYASIIPDERLNEEFDTYFDHADFTRLEKMLLLSLKPLVERHRITEHTGLILSTTKGNITLLKNQPQLPEGAYLSVLAQKIADHFGFATKPVVISNACVSGVMAVAVAKNMIAAGRFADAFVIAGDEVSEFVLSGFNSFQAIAPEPCKPYDASRNGINLGEAAAAAYVTSSPPGTAQLCFKILGDSSVNDANHISGPSRTGDGLYASITHAMKEAGITPEAIDFISAHGTATLYNDEMESIAFGRAGLQSTPLHSLKGFYGHCLGASGLLESIIAMESALRGTLIKSKNFQANGVSGTLDILRENRPAGITRILKTASGFGGCNAALVLEKRSTPSV
- a CDS encoding 3-hydroxyacyl-ACP dehydratase — protein: MQSIFTDFYTVQSTEKTENGHFTARIILNKDHDIFKGHFPGNPVTPGVCMMQIIKEITEEYTGARLFLKSASNVKFMAIINPFETPELLLQLDISEHEKDVKVKNVTTFGETIALKMSVHYQKLAS
- a CDS encoding polysaccharide deacetylase family protein, with translation MKHYLFILFYLFCNLFIYGFKGGFWVYVFCFIWFSAVVIWASFDIRLGYFVNSITHKRTKKKEIALTFDDGPTEFTQVVLDLLHEHQLKATFFCIGKQVEKYPEIFRRIISEGHTIGNHTYSHSKSTGFLSAAAMTEEIKHCDAAMVRTGNIKTPLYRPPFGVTNPNIAKAIKRTGKKSIGWNVRSLDTVTEHAPAIYRRIVKRIRPGSIVLLHDTSEKTTLVLKDLLLFLKDKKYNTYTIDSLIKPEYHD